A genomic stretch from Apteryx mantelli isolate bAptMan1 chromosome 28, bAptMan1.hap1, whole genome shotgun sequence includes:
- the CBX1 gene encoding chromobox protein homolog 1: MGKKQNKKKVEEVLEEEEEEYVVEKVLDRRVVKGKVEYLLKWKGFSDEDNTWEPEENLDCPDLIAEFLQSQKTAHETEKSEGSKRKAESDTEDKGEESKPKKKKEESEKPRGFARGFEPERIIGATDSSGELMFLMKWKNSDEADLVPAKEANIKCPQVVISFYEERLTWHSYPSEDDDKKEDKN, encoded by the exons AtgggaaaaaagcagaacaagaaGAAAGTGGAAGAGGTcttagaggaagaggaggaggagtatGTGGTGGAGAAGGTCCTGGATCGGCGAGTGGTGAAGGGCAAAGTGGAGTATCTGCTGAAGTGGAAAGGCTTCTCGGA TGAAGATAACACGTGGGAGCCAGAAGAGAACCTCGACTGCCCAGACCTCATTGCAGAGTTCCTTCAGTCCCAGAAAACTGCACACGAGACCGAGAAGTCTGAGGGAAGCAAACGCAAAGCGGAGTCTGACACGGAAGATAAAGGGGAGGAGAGCAAaccaaagaagaagaaagaggag TCGGAGAAACCGCGAGGCTTTGCCCGGGGGTTTGAGCCAGAGCGGATCATCGGTGCCACGGATTCCAGCGGGGAGCTCATGTTCCTGATGAAGTG GAAGAACTCTGACGAGGCCGACCTGGTACCTGCAAAGGAAGCCAACATCAAGTGCCCCCAGGTGGTCATCTCATTCTATGAGGAGAGGTTGACATGGCATTCCTACCCCTCAGAGGATGATGACAAGAAAGAGGACAAGAACTAA